In Streptomyces seoulensis, the following are encoded in one genomic region:
- a CDS encoding sugar phosphate isomerase/epimerase family protein: protein MTPETAEPTSAAPLRFGYGTNGLADLRLDDALALLADLGYDGVGLTLDHMHLDPLAPDLAARTRQVGRRLAALGLEVTVETGARYVLDPRRKHGPSLLDPDPADRSRRADLLLRAVRVAADLGAHAVHCFSGTLPPGTDEATAWHRLAEALTPVLEAATAAGIPLAVEPEPGHLLATLADFHHLRRALGDPTHLGLTLDLGHCQCLEPLPPADCVRAAAPWLRHVQIEDMRRGHHEHLPLGDGEIDFPAVLSALAATGYDALTVVELPRHSHAGPHYAETSLPFLRTAAARPGSATLDQLSSAPTPPLPSGVPSAPLSPRSP, encoded by the coding sequence ATGACGCCCGAGACGGCTGAGCCGACCAGCGCCGCGCCCCTCCGCTTCGGCTACGGCACCAACGGCCTGGCCGACCTCCGCCTGGACGACGCCCTCGCCCTCCTCGCCGACCTCGGCTACGACGGCGTCGGCCTCACCCTCGACCACATGCACCTCGACCCCCTGGCCCCGGACCTCGCCGCCCGCACCCGCCAGGTCGGCCGCCGCCTGGCCGCGCTCGGACTTGAGGTCACCGTGGAAACCGGCGCCCGCTATGTCCTCGACCCCCGCCGCAAACACGGCCCCTCCCTCCTCGACCCCGACCCCGCCGACCGGTCCCGCCGCGCCGACCTGCTGCTCCGGGCCGTGCGGGTGGCCGCCGACCTGGGCGCCCATGCCGTGCACTGCTTCAGCGGCACCCTCCCGCCCGGCACGGACGAGGCAACGGCGTGGCACCGACTGGCCGAAGCACTGACCCCGGTTCTGGAAGCCGCCACCGCCGCCGGCATCCCCCTGGCCGTCGAACCCGAGCCGGGCCACCTCCTCGCCACCCTCGCGGACTTCCACCACCTGCGCCGCGCCCTCGGCGACCCCACCCACCTCGGCCTCACCCTCGACCTGGGCCACTGCCAGTGCCTCGAACCCCTCCCACCCGCCGACTGCGTCCGGGCGGCCGCCCCCTGGCTGCGCCACGTCCAGATCGAGGACATGCGCCGCGGACACCACGAACACCTGCCCCTCGGAGACGGCGAGATCGACTTCCCCGCAGTCCTGTCGGCGCTCGCCGCCACCGGCTACGACGCCCTCACCGTGGTCGAACTACCCCGCCACTCCCACGCGGGCCCCCACTACGCCGAAACCTCCCTCCCCTTCCTCAGGACAGCCGCAGCCCGCCCGGGTTCCGCCACGCTCGACCAGCTGTCGTCGGCCCCGACCCCGCCGTTGCCCAGCGGTGTCCCGTCCGCCCCGCTCAGCCCTCGGTCTCCGTAG
- a CDS encoding SCO3242 family prenyltransferase gives MTGERRGGLSAWAELLRLPALFTVPGDVLAGAAAVPGDRPRPRTLMAISSSLCLYEAGMALNDWADRTEDAAERPHRPLPSGRIRPAAALTAACALTATGLALAARAGRPALAVATPLAATVWAYDLGLKRTPAGPAAMATARALDLLLGAATVSGRVRPALPTAALLGTHTLAVTTVSRHETQGGAPLTALTALAVTGALALGLGRGPRGTQVPLGESQVSAAGHGPLRASLALAYAATAGRPYLHAALNPSPPLTQKAVGGGIRATIPLQAALSARAGAPVSALITAALAPLAARFAKKVSVT, from the coding sequence ATGACGGGGGAGCGGCGTGGCGGACTCTCCGCCTGGGCCGAACTCCTGCGCCTGCCCGCCCTGTTCACCGTCCCCGGCGACGTCCTCGCGGGAGCGGCCGCGGTCCCCGGCGACCGTCCCCGCCCGCGCACCCTTATGGCCATCTCCTCCTCCCTCTGCCTCTACGAAGCGGGCATGGCCCTCAACGACTGGGCCGACCGCACCGAGGACGCCGCCGAACGCCCCCACCGCCCCCTTCCCTCGGGCCGCATCCGCCCCGCCGCCGCCCTCACCGCGGCCTGTGCCCTGACCGCCACCGGCCTGGCGCTCGCCGCCCGGGCCGGCCGTCCGGCACTCGCAGTCGCCACCCCGCTCGCCGCGACCGTCTGGGCCTACGACCTCGGCCTCAAGCGCACTCCCGCAGGCCCCGCAGCCATGGCGACGGCCCGCGCCCTGGACCTCCTGCTCGGCGCCGCCACCGTCTCCGGCCGCGTCCGCCCCGCACTCCCCACCGCCGCCCTCCTGGGCACCCACACCCTGGCGGTGACCACGGTCTCCCGCCACGAGACCCAGGGCGGTGCCCCCCTCACCGCCCTGACGGCACTGGCCGTCACGGGGGCCTTGGCGCTCGGGCTGGGTCGCGGGCCGCGTGGTACTCAAGTGCCGCTAGGTGAAAGCCAGGTGAGTGCCGCCGGACACGGGCCCCTCCGCGCGTCCCTCGCCCTCGCCTACGCCGCGACCGCCGGCCGCCCGTATCTCCACGCCGCCCTCAACCCCTCACCCCCGCTCACCCAGAAGGCCGTCGGCGGCGGCATCCGGGCCACCATCCCGCTCCAGGCCGCGCTCTCCGCCCGCGCCGGCGCCCCGGTCAGCGCCCTGATCACAGCGGCCCTGGCTCCCCTGGCCGCCCGGTTCGCCAAGAAGGTGAGCGTGACATGA
- a CDS encoding inositol-3-phosphate synthase produces the protein MSTSRPAGVWLIGARGSVATTVVAGCAAMASGLQPPTGMLTETPLFADCGLPGLPSLVFGGHDTLDCPLPKRAEELAAGGVLPHGLPAAVAAELTAADAEIAPGGPLPHDDRDEEELIEAFAADIRDFTARRAPAGTVVVNVASTESAADGDTLPPSSLYAAAALRAGCPYVNFTPSTGLHHPSLAAPSARSRLPYAGRDGKTGQTLLRSVLGPMFAQRALAVRAWSGTNLLGGGDGAALADPAAAAAKNAGKERVLTDTLGTPVQGEVHIDDVPALGDWKTAWDHIAFDGFLGTRMVLQTIWQGCDSALAAPLVLDLARLMLRAREAGVSGPVGELGFYFKDPVGEGAAGLAEQYAALGDLAVRLRAGETR, from the coding sequence ATGTCTACGTCCCGTCCCGCCGGCGTGTGGCTCATCGGCGCCCGAGGCTCGGTGGCGACCACCGTGGTCGCGGGCTGCGCCGCGATGGCCTCCGGCCTGCAACCACCCACCGGCATGCTCACGGAGACGCCCCTCTTCGCCGACTGCGGGCTGCCCGGCCTGCCCTCCCTCGTCTTCGGTGGACACGACACGCTGGACTGCCCGCTGCCGAAACGAGCCGAGGAACTCGCCGCGGGCGGCGTCCTCCCGCACGGCCTCCCCGCGGCGGTGGCCGCCGAACTCACCGCCGCCGACGCCGAGATCGCCCCCGGCGGGCCGCTCCCGCACGACGACCGCGACGAGGAGGAGCTGATCGAGGCGTTCGCGGCCGACATCCGCGACTTCACCGCCCGCCGCGCCCCGGCCGGAACGGTCGTCGTCAACGTGGCCTCCACCGAATCCGCCGCCGACGGCGACACCCTCCCGCCCAGCTCGCTCTACGCTGCCGCCGCCCTCCGCGCCGGCTGCCCCTACGTCAACTTCACCCCCTCCACCGGCCTCCACCACCCCTCCCTCGCGGCTCCCTCAGCCCGCAGCCGCCTCCCGTACGCCGGCCGGGACGGCAAGACCGGCCAGACCCTGCTGCGCTCGGTACTCGGCCCGATGTTCGCCCAACGCGCCCTCGCCGTGCGCGCCTGGTCCGGCACCAACCTGCTCGGCGGCGGAGACGGCGCGGCCCTGGCCGACCCCGCCGCTGCCGCCGCCAAGAACGCGGGCAAGGAACGCGTCCTCACGGACACCCTCGGCACCCCGGTCCAGGGCGAGGTCCACATCGACGACGTCCCCGCCCTCGGCGACTGGAAGACCGCCTGGGACCACATCGCCTTCGACGGCTTCCTCGGCACCCGCATGGTCCTCCAGACCATCTGGCAGGGCTGCGACTCCGCCCTCGCGGCACCCCTGGTGCTCGACCTGGCCCGGCTGATGCTCCGGGCGCGCGAGGCGGGGGTGTCGGGGCCGGTGGGTGAGCTGGGGTTCTACTTCAAGGACCCGGTGGGGGAGGGGGCGGCGGGGCTGGCGGAGCAGTACGCGGCTCTGGGCGACCTCGCGGTCCGGCTGCGGGCGGGGGAGACCCGATGA
- a CDS encoding ThuA domain-containing protein — protein MRTTRLLTTTALGAALLLGCLTGPAAAQPTGTGRVLVFSKTAGFRHDSIPDGVAAVQQLGATDGLTVDATEDATAFTSRNLRRYDAVVFLSTTGDVLNPAQQRAFEGYIRQGGGYVGVHAAADTEYDWPFYGGLAGAWFDSHPAIQPATVVVEDHAHPSTAALPGRWERTDEWYNYRSNPRERAHVLASLDESSYSGGTMNGDHPIAWCQSYQGGRAFYTGGGHTRESYADPAFRAHLLGGLRWATGAAQADCRPENGYRRLFDGTSLDGWRQAGPGSFALSDDGTLTSSGGMGLLWYAHTGFSSYSLKLDWRITGDGNSGVFVGFPPSDDPWSAVDNGYEVQIDATDVPEKTTGSVYGFQSADLAARDRALNPPGEWNTYEIRVEGERLRIWLNGVPVNDFTNTDPVRSLRDGHIGIQNHGADDQVSFRDVRIKELPERGR, from the coding sequence ATGCGCACCACACGCCTGCTCACCACCACGGCCCTGGGAGCCGCACTGCTGCTCGGCTGCCTCACCGGCCCGGCCGCAGCACAGCCCACCGGGACCGGGCGGGTCCTGGTCTTCTCCAAGACCGCCGGCTTCCGCCACGACTCCATCCCGGACGGTGTCGCGGCCGTCCAGCAGCTCGGCGCGACGGACGGCCTCACGGTCGACGCCACCGAGGACGCCACCGCCTTCACCTCCCGCAACCTGCGCCGCTACGACGCCGTCGTCTTCCTCTCCACCACCGGCGACGTCCTCAACCCCGCCCAGCAGCGCGCCTTCGAGGGCTACATCCGCCAGGGCGGCGGCTACGTCGGCGTCCACGCCGCCGCCGACACCGAGTACGACTGGCCGTTCTACGGCGGTCTCGCCGGAGCCTGGTTCGACTCGCACCCGGCGATCCAGCCCGCCACGGTCGTGGTCGAGGACCACGCCCACCCCTCGACCGCCGCCCTGCCCGGCCGGTGGGAACGCACCGACGAGTGGTACAACTACCGCTCCAATCCGCGCGAACGCGCCCACGTCCTGGCCTCGCTCGACGAGTCCTCCTACAGCGGCGGCACCATGAACGGCGACCACCCGATCGCCTGGTGCCAGAGCTACCAGGGCGGCCGCGCCTTCTACACCGGCGGCGGTCACACCCGCGAGTCCTACGCCGACCCCGCCTTCCGCGCCCACCTGCTCGGCGGCCTCCGCTGGGCCACCGGCGCCGCCCAGGCAGACTGCCGCCCGGAGAACGGCTACCGACGCCTCTTCGACGGCACCTCGCTGGACGGCTGGCGGCAGGCCGGACCGGGCTCCTTCGCCCTGTCCGACGACGGCACGCTCACCTCGTCCGGCGGCATGGGCCTGCTCTGGTACGCCCACACCGGCTTCTCCTCCTACTCCCTGAAACTGGACTGGAGGATCACCGGGGACGGCAACTCGGGCGTGTTCGTCGGCTTCCCGCCCTCGGACGACCCCTGGTCCGCCGTGGACAACGGCTACGAGGTGCAGATCGACGCCACCGACGTACCCGAGAAGACCACCGGCTCGGTGTACGGCTTCCAGTCCGCCGACCTCGCCGCCCGGGACCGCGCGCTGAACCCGCCGGGGGAGTGGAACACCTACGAGATCCGGGTCGAGGGCGAGCGGCTGCGGATCTGGCTCAACGGGGTCCCGGTGAACGACTTCACCAACACCGACCCCGTCCGCAGCCTGCGGGACGGCCACATCGGCATCCAGAACCACGGTGCCGACGACCAGGTGTCGTTCCGCGACGTCCGGATCAAGGAACTGCCGGAGCGGGGGCGCTGA
- a CDS encoding PQQ-dependent sugar dehydrogenase, with translation MHGNDRPTGTPDRRPRLRTALALACGALLIGATPALTAPGAAAADRGGAAAEDFQQVTLARGEAEVGEPMSLAVLPDRSVLHTSRDGELRLTDAAGTTRTAGKLAVYSHDEEGLQGVGVDPDFTDNRFVYLYYAPPMDTPSGDAPETGTAADFAPFKGVNRLSRFVLKTDGTLDTASEKKVLEVPTSRGICCHVGGDIDFDKDGNLYLSTGDDSNPFQSDGFTPIDERTDRNPAFDAQRSAGNTNDLRGKILRIKVGADGSYTVPDGNLFAPGTAKTRPEIYAMGFRNPFRFSVDKESGVLYVGDYGPDAGAADPARGPGGQVEFARVTGPGNFGWPYCTGKNDAFVDYDFATRTSGAAFDCAAPKNNSPHNTGLTDLPPAQAAWIPYDGASVPEFGDGSESPMGGPVYHYDPALDSPVKFPEAYDGDFFAGEFGRRWIKRIETGADGAVQSINPFPWTGTQVMDMAFGPDGALYVLDYGTAWFGGDDNSALYRIENATDGHSPVARAAADKTSGQAALKVRFSSAGTTDQDGDPLTHHWDFGDGTSSTAANPAHTYRQNGTYTATLTAKDPTGRTGSAAVRIVVGNTAPTVTLQLPQDGQLFSFGDAVPFKVRVTDPEDGQNIDCSKVTVHFILGHDTHGHPLTSAKGCSGTIQTSADGGHDENEDIFGVFDAEYTDNGGGGQAALTSHDQNVAQPRHRQAEHYTDSSGVTLQSKDTAHGGNSVGDIHSGDWISFTPYALGNARKISARVSSGGAGGTLEIRAGSAKGTLLGKATVPVTGGWETFQDVSADLTRAPKATTTLFLVFKGGSGALFDVDDFTFTTG, from the coding sequence GTGCACGGGAACGACCGCCCCACCGGTACGCCAGACCGCCGGCCACGCCTGCGCACCGCCCTGGCCCTCGCCTGCGGTGCGCTCCTCATCGGCGCAACCCCCGCCCTCACCGCCCCCGGCGCTGCCGCCGCCGACCGTGGCGGTGCCGCCGCCGAGGACTTCCAGCAGGTCACCCTCGCCCGCGGCGAGGCGGAGGTCGGCGAGCCCATGAGCCTCGCCGTCCTGCCCGACCGCTCCGTCCTGCACACCTCCCGGGACGGCGAACTCCGCCTCACCGACGCGGCCGGCACCACCCGCACCGCGGGCAAGCTCGCCGTGTACTCCCACGACGAGGAAGGGCTCCAAGGCGTCGGCGTGGACCCGGACTTCACCGACAACCGGTTCGTCTACCTCTACTACGCGCCCCCCATGGACACCCCGTCCGGCGACGCCCCCGAGACCGGCACCGCAGCCGACTTCGCCCCCTTCAAAGGCGTCAACCGCCTCTCCCGTTTCGTCCTGAAGACCGACGGCACCCTGGACACCGCCAGCGAGAAGAAGGTCCTGGAGGTGCCGACCTCGCGCGGCATCTGCTGCCACGTCGGCGGCGACATCGACTTCGACAAGGACGGCAACCTCTACCTGTCGACCGGCGACGACTCCAACCCCTTCCAGTCCGACGGCTTCACCCCCATCGACGAACGCACCGACCGCAACCCGGCGTTCGACGCCCAGCGCAGCGCCGGCAACACCAACGACCTGCGCGGCAAGATCCTGCGCATCAAGGTCGGTGCCGACGGCTCCTACACCGTCCCCGACGGCAACCTCTTCGCCCCCGGCACCGCCAAGACCCGCCCCGAGATCTACGCCATGGGCTTCCGCAACCCGTTCCGCTTCAGCGTCGACAAGGAGAGCGGCGTCCTCTACGTCGGCGACTACGGCCCCGACGCCGGCGCCGCCGACCCCGCCCGAGGCCCCGGCGGCCAGGTCGAGTTCGCCCGCGTCACCGGCCCCGGCAACTTCGGCTGGCCCTACTGCACCGGCAAGAACGACGCCTTCGTCGACTACGACTTCGCCACCAGGACCTCCGGCGCGGCCTTCGACTGCGCCGCTCCCAAGAACAACTCCCCGCACAACACCGGCCTCACCGACCTCCCCCCGGCCCAGGCCGCCTGGATTCCCTACGACGGCGCGTCCGTACCGGAGTTCGGCGACGGCTCCGAGTCCCCGATGGGCGGCCCCGTCTACCACTACGACCCCGCCCTCGACTCGCCCGTGAAGTTCCCCGAGGCGTACGACGGCGACTTCTTCGCCGGTGAGTTCGGCCGCCGCTGGATCAAGCGCATCGAGACCGGCGCGGACGGCGCCGTGCAGTCGATCAACCCCTTCCCCTGGACCGGCACCCAGGTGATGGACATGGCCTTCGGCCCCGACGGCGCCCTGTACGTCCTGGACTACGGCACCGCCTGGTTCGGCGGCGACGACAACTCCGCCCTCTACCGCATCGAGAACGCCACCGACGGACACTCGCCCGTCGCCCGCGCCGCCGCCGACAAGACCTCCGGGCAGGCCGCGCTGAAGGTCCGCTTCTCCTCGGCCGGCACCACCGACCAGGACGGCGACCCCCTGACCCACCACTGGGACTTCGGTGACGGCACCAGCTCCACCGCCGCCAATCCCGCCCACACCTACCGGCAGAACGGCACCTACACCGCCACCCTGACCGCCAAGGACCCCACCGGCCGCACCGGCAGCGCCGCCGTACGCATCGTCGTCGGCAACACCGCACCCACCGTCACCCTCCAACTCCCGCAGGACGGTCAGCTGTTCAGCTTCGGTGACGCCGTGCCGTTCAAGGTGAGGGTCACCGACCCCGAGGACGGTCAGAACATCGACTGCTCCAAGGTCACCGTCCACTTCATCCTCGGCCACGACACCCACGGACACCCGCTGACCTCCGCCAAGGGCTGCTCCGGCACCATCCAGACCAGCGCCGACGGCGGACACGACGAGAACGAGGACATCTTCGGCGTGTTCGACGCCGAGTACACCGACAACGGGGGCGGCGGCCAGGCCGCGCTCACCTCGCACGACCAGAACGTAGCCCAGCCCCGCCACCGCCAGGCCGAGCACTACACCGACTCCTCCGGCGTCACCCTCCAGTCCAAGGACACCGCCCACGGCGGCAATTCCGTCGGCGACATCCACTCCGGCGACTGGATCTCCTTCACCCCCTACGCGCTGGGCAACGCCAGGAAGATCAGCGCACGCGTCTCCTCCGGCGGCGCCGGCGGCACCCTGGAGATCCGCGCCGGATCGGCCAAGGGCACCCTGCTCGGCAAGGCCACCGTGCCGGTGACCGGCGGCTGGGAGACCTTCCAGGACGTGAGCGCCGACCTGACCCGCGCGCCGAAGGCCACGACCACGCTCTTCCTCGTCTTCAAGGGCGGCTCCGGCGCCCTCTTCGACGTGGACGACTTCACCTTCACCACCGGCTGA
- a CDS encoding sugar phosphate isomerase/epimerase family protein, whose protein sequence is MPRTFTLFTGQWADLPLEEVCRLARDFGYDGLELACWGDHFEVDKALADPAYVASRHQLLDKYGLKCWAISNHLVGQAVCDAIVDERHQAILPARIWGDGDAEGVRRRAAAEIADTARAAAAFGVDTVVGFTGSAIWHLVAMFPPAPETMIERGYEDFAERWNPILDVFDAEGVRFAHEVHPSEIAYDYWTTQRALEAVGHRPAFGLNFDPSHFVWQDLDPVGFLWDFRDRIYHVDCKEARKRLDGRNGRLGSHLPWGDPRRGWDFVSAGHGDVPWEDVFRMLASIGYRGPVSVEWEDAGMDRLQGAPEALARLKAYDFDPPSASFDAAFGH, encoded by the coding sequence ATGCCGCGTACATTCACCCTGTTCACCGGCCAGTGGGCCGACCTGCCACTGGAGGAGGTCTGCCGCCTCGCCCGCGACTTCGGCTACGACGGACTCGAACTCGCCTGCTGGGGGGACCACTTCGAGGTCGACAAGGCGCTCGCTGACCCGGCGTATGTCGCCTCGCGCCATCAACTCCTCGACAAGTACGGGCTGAAGTGCTGGGCGATCTCCAACCATCTGGTCGGCCAGGCCGTCTGCGACGCCATCGTCGACGAACGCCACCAGGCGATCCTGCCCGCCCGCATCTGGGGCGACGGAGACGCCGAGGGCGTACGGCGCCGGGCGGCGGCCGAGATCGCGGACACCGCCCGCGCGGCCGCCGCCTTCGGCGTGGACACGGTCGTCGGCTTCACCGGCTCCGCCATCTGGCACCTCGTCGCCATGTTCCCGCCCGCCCCCGAGACGATGATCGAGCGGGGTTACGAGGACTTCGCCGAGCGCTGGAACCCGATCCTGGACGTCTTCGACGCCGAGGGTGTGCGCTTCGCGCACGAGGTCCACCCCAGCGAGATCGCCTACGACTACTGGACGACCCAGCGGGCCCTGGAGGCGGTCGGACACCGGCCCGCCTTCGGCCTCAACTTCGACCCCTCCCACTTCGTGTGGCAGGACCTGGACCCGGTCGGCTTCCTGTGGGACTTCCGGGACCGGATCTACCACGTGGACTGCAAGGAGGCCCGCAAACGCCTGGACGGCCGCAACGGCCGCCTCGGCTCCCACCTGCCCTGGGGCGACCCGCGCCGGGGCTGGGACTTCGTCTCGGCCGGGCACGGTGACGTCCCCTGGGAGGACGTGTTCCGGATGCTGGCCTCCATCGGCTACCGGGGCCCGGTCTCCGTCGAGTGGGAGGACGCCGGCATGGACCGGCTCCAGGGCGCCCCCGAAGCCCTGGCCCGGCTCAAGGCGTACGACTTCGACCCGCCGTCGGCCTCGTTCGACGCGGCGTTCGGCCACTGA